atatagtgtatatctagatgaatAATAAATGTATGAACCTAAAAAtactaaaatgacctataatttgagatGGAAGGAGTAATTGTCATACATGTAATGTAAAGAGAAGATTCCCAAAACATAATTTGAGAGATTCTCCCTTAAGCGTTTATCACACCATTTAGCACGGGTTATAGTATAACTGGTTTAGCCACTCGCGCGAAGTGCGAACACTATCTCCTCGGTGGTGCCCGTACGGCTATTCCACTTCAAATGATGATCGAagcaaaaggtaaaaaaaaaaaggcaccaTCAAGCTGGATGGTGCGAGGCAGCAAAGAAAGCACATGACTTTTGTTCAGTAAACCAAATCAGATCAGAATTTTTAGTGTTGAAAAAATGGGTTGGAATCAATCCGATGTGGCCATAACTACTCAAAATTATTAGCTTATTGTTCTTATAACGTGGCAATAAAAAAGATCTCGTGGATATACATGTTTAGTTTTTTAACATCGATGTTTAACTTTTGGCCATGCAAATCAAAATACCAACGAAATATCTGTGTGTCTTTCTCGCACTTTGCACTTCCACAACGCGTTTCCATCCCTAATGCGGTGTCCTTGTCTCAGCTCTCACTTTGGTGTCATCGATCTTATTCTCCATGCTAGAATTTCTGTCTAGCCATATAGCTCGTGTTATTCACATCATGAAACTCACGAGCCGCTGCATTTCGTCTATATAAAGACGACGGCAAGCGTTCAATAATCTCCAAGCTAACCATCCTCTCTCCGGGAAACAGTACTAGCAAGACGTTGAAAAGCTTTGGCATCTCTATTTCACCCCAGCCCGCCCTCGCCCACTACAGAAGGGCACACCACCATGCCATCTTCCGACGTCgaagccgccgcggccggtgATGGCAAGCAaaccgtcggcgccggcgccgccaccgcagtCGAACCCAAAGGTAACTAACGCAAGAAAGAATGCATGCATATCCTTGGTGTCTCTCCTGGTGCATTGCTTTTGCGTATCATCAGGGTATTTGATCGCGACGCGACGACGGTGTATCTGTGTGCAGGGACGTGGTGGCAGGCCGGGTTCCACATGACGACGGCGACCCTGGGCCCGGCGTCGCTGTCGCTGCCGTACGCGCTCCGGGGGCTCGGCTGGGCAATGGGCCTCGCCGCgctcaccgccgtcgccgccgtcacctTCTACGCCTACTTCCTCGTGTCACGGGTGCTCGATCGCTGCgaggccaccggccgccgccacgcccgcttccgcgacctcgccgccgacgtcctCGGTTAGTCGTCATAGACTCATATATAGTAGCTCCGTAAATGCGTCGCCCATCACCAATAATCACATAGTCTCGATCATGCTGTTGCTGACTGATAGTGCCAGAAATTAACTTGTGTGGTTTAGTTTCCAGGATCTAGATGGGCGACCTGCTTGGTGGTGACCGTGCAGGTGGCGATCAACGTCGGGATTAGCATTGGTAGCATCCTGCTTGCCGCCGACTGCCTCGAATTAACATACTCGAGGCACGCACCGAACGGCTCCCTGAAGCTTTACCATTTCGTGATCATGGTGGCCGTGGTCCTGGCCGTCCTCTCGCAGCTGCCGTCGCTGCACTCGCTGCGGCACATCAACGTCGGCTCGATGGTCATCAGCATCGGCTACACCATGCTTGTATCGGCCGCCTGCATCTGCGCAGGCTTGTCGAGGGATGCTCCGGCGAAGGACTACTCGCTGAGCACGTCCAGGTCGGAGAAGACGTTCACCGCGTTCCTCTCCGTCTCCATCCTCACCTCCGTCTTCGGCAACAGCATCCTGCCGGAGATCCAGGCCacgctggcgccgccggcgggagggAAGATGACCAGGGCGCTGGTGCTGTCCTATTCGGTGTTCGTGCTCGCCTTCTACTCCCCGGCCGTCGCCGGCTACTGGGCGTTCGGCAACCAGGTGCGATCCAACGTGATGCAGAGCCTCTTGCCGGCGGACACGGGCTCCTCCCTCGCCCCGCCGTGGAtgctcggcctcgccgtcgtcctcatcctcctccagcTCATCGCCATCGCCCTGGTCAGATAGCTAGTAGCCttcaaatcctagaaaattAACAAACATGGATGTCATCGGAGCTGATCGACTGAAGATCTTGCTTGCAAAAAATGCATGCAGGTGTACTTGCAGGTGACGTACGAGATGATGGAGAAGAACCTCTTCTCCAACAAGTCCAAGGGACGGAGGCTGCTGCTGGCGCCGCGGGTGGCGCTGCGGGCGGCGTACGTGGCGGCGCTGGCGTTCGTGGCGGCGATGCTGCCGTTCTTCGGCGAGATCCAGGGCGTCGTGGGCTCGGTGGGGTACATCCCGCTCGACGTCGTCATCCCCGTCGTCATGTACAACATGGCgctcgcgccgcgccggcggtcTCCGGCGTACGTcgcgaacgtggccatcatggTCGCCTTCGTCGGCCTCGGGGTCATCGGCGCGGTAGCCTCGGTGAGGAAGCTCGTGCTCAACGCCGACAAGTTCAAGCTGTTCAGCAACGGGCGCTCGTAGCCTGCACCGGCTATATGGAGGGCAATTCAGCAAAGGAAAACAGATACTAGAGTCAAGTTTTTAGTTTGCTATGTCTCCATGTGGTTGTATTGGTGATATGTATGACTGGAGGAAACCTTGAAAATGATCGTGTAACTTTATTTTTGTGTACTTGTCGATATATTCATATTCACTTTGTACATTTTATTCCAAAGTTGTGTGCAGCCTCTGTCACCCTTCTACGtatatagattttactatgtatttaaATATAACTtatatagaaaagctaaaataacttacaatttgaaacggagataTAATTTTGAATCTTAGACGGTGTTATTCATCTTATTGGGGTAGAAATTAACAAGTGGTACACTAAAGTTGGTAAATACAACTAAAATTGCCTCAATTGTTCTTGCCTGCATTGGAGGATATTATAGATTGGGCCGTATTAAAGACTAGTGTGGGGATGGGCTATGTAGGTTTACTTTGTGCTTGATGGGCTGTATGTAGCCCGCTCACGATTCTTGGACTTGTCAAAAATGGGTGTCACGTGTGGCCCAGCTCACGATCGTTGCTCGCTGGCCACTGAACAGCCAAGCAGCGTGTGAGGGGCTGCTTGAAATTGGACATCGTATTTCAAAAAAGGTTCCACTGCCTGACATAGTGGCTGTTCAGTGGCCAGTTTGGTTTGTGTTGTTACCATGCCAAGCCAAAGTTTGTCTTAGGCTAAGCATGCATGGACAAAATGTTACTAAAGTTGGGACGCTTGACGTTTGGATCTCGACCATGCCAAAAAATATTGCAGTTGTGTGCATGACATCTGGGTCCCAATGTTTTGTGCAGTAAAGCGTACTGTACCTAACATGGATCATGTTTTTGCTGGCTTAATTTCAAGTAGTAGTACTCTGCCTTTCAAATTTGGATACAGTTTCCGTATATCTATGTGTACATATAGTTGTAGTATATTTCAATGGAGTAGTACTCTGCCTTTCATAGTTTGTACGTAATActctacttcctccgttccaaattataagtcatttcaactttcttagagagtcaaatatttttatgtttaaccaaaattatagagaaaatcacaaaagtttatggtaccgaataaatatactatgaaaatatatttaatgaaaaaactaatggtacctatttgatatcatgaatgttagcactttattgtataaatttggtcaaacttgagatgctttgactctccaagaaagtttgaatgatttggaacggagggagtaccttttTATGACATCAGTAATTGTTTTAATGTACACGTGGTTTGACTTGTAAGATACGTGATAGATCGGTCTCTTTATGCATGTATTTCTTGAAAAGGTTACGTGATCTACTGGGCACTGGCTGATTGCTGCGTGCCTGTGCCATATGCAAGAAGTGACCACTGACTTGGTGAAATTTCCCGCCGGCCGCATGCTTGCTTCAGATGTAAGAACAACAAGGTGTCCGTCCGTTAAAGACTTTGGtgttcttcttgtttttttttaaaaaaaatgtggtTTCGGTCCAACTGCCAACAGGAGAATATACATGAGCATATTTTCAACAGCCTGACGGGTCTGTGGAGTGACAATGACAGATGGGCCGCCAAAATGAGTATGGCGCTTGGGGTCAAAAGGGCAAAAGCGATTTTTCCATCTACACTTCACACAACCCCTTCTGTCAATTTGTTTGCAGAAAAGAGAACAATGCATATGCGTTTTCAtgttctctctcttctcctaGGAGATTATCTTAGTAGAaagaatcaacatttttttttcaatttgctCGGCATGTAGCCGAGAGGGGAGAGATGGGCCAACGAAACTGTGCTAACTTCCATTGGTCAGGGGTGTTTGGccagactaaaattcatgtcacctcgaatattcggaggctaattaggaagattaaacatgagctaattataaaactaattacacagacggaggctaattcacgagatgaatctattaagcctaattaatccatcattaacacatgttaattgtagcatcacattatcaaatcatggagtaattaggcttaatagatccatcttgcaaattaacctccatctgtgcaattggttttgtaattaatgtATATaaaatacttctaattagtatttaaacattcgatgtgacaggaattttatgaggttctaaagaaccaaacacctaAGGGTGATGAGAAAACTGTGTAAATATTTGCAGGAATAAATTAAATTTCATgataacaaataaaataaagtgGCAGCAGCAaaatgttatatatatatatatgtgtgtgtgtgtgtgtcttgTGCTTCGCAATATCTTCCCTGTACTAGTGTAGTATATAGAAACCAAatttttccaaaagaaaaaaatcaaacgaaACAATTGCATATTTCCAAGAGAAAACCATATATGTACACGTCCTGGTCATTACAGCTCCGGCCCTTCATTTGAAGGCTTTTCAAATCCAAATACTCGCACTAGATTGCAATGAAGTGCAAGCTTAAACTAATGCTTCTGTATATGGCGTAACGTGATTAATTGCAGCAGCTGGAGGGCGGGCTGGGCCCAGATTTGGCGGCACGGAATATCTCCGCCACCACCCCGAGCCCGCTGTCCAGCCATCCGCCGGCCCCGTCCCCCGCcagcggcctcgccgccgccgcgagcacgCTCAGGATCTGCACCAGGAACAGCACCAGCAGCGCCGCCTTCGCCGACATCGCCATAGATGTGAACTGCTGCCAAAGCTTGAGACGACGCGGAGGGAGAGACGAGCAGACCGAGATCCTGGCTTGCGAGTCTCTGATGAGCTCCAGTGCTAGCTGCTCCCTTGTTGTGCGTTTTTGCATGGCGGTCGAGCGTGCTTATATAGACGCAGTTGGTCGTCGGTCAGCCGGACGGTCGGGCGTACGGCTCTGCCCGTCCAATGCTTCAGAGTTGGTCGGAGTCTAAAAGTCTTGCGTTTTTCTTGCTGCTACTTCTGCTGCATGCGCCGATCGATTTCCTGTGCGTTGCGAAGAATTCAAACGCAAGGGGCAAGGAAACCGTGCGAGATCGAATCGTTGATCAAAGTTGTTGACGTTTCGGTTTATATCGCTGCGAATTTGATCTTGCCTGATCGATGGACTGCGTGTAGTTCGTGCTGCTGGACTCAGCTCGCAGCCCCGATCCTTCCCAGGAACTTGCAGAAGCGTGACCGAGTGCACAGTCAGCACATGTATGTGCCTACTACGTGTTCAGTGTGCGCTGGcgttggaaaaaggttttgtTTTCGGGTCAGAGCAGACGCTCTTTTGTAGTataccctttttctttttcttttccaagaGCTGCTTCGACTAATGCAACAGATCAACACACTTTGCTCAGCGATTATTGTGCCCCGCCGGCACGTCAAGTGAAGCAGGATGAAGAAAACAAGAGAGTAAGAGGCCAACACACTTTGTTGTGAGGCTTTCGACCGGCTGGCTACTTGGACTGCAAGACCAAAGATTCCGTTAAAGACTCTGGCTCGGTCATCGTTTCATTTCTGATGCGCTTTAGGTCAAATAAAATACATGATATTTTCTCACGATCGATCAAAGGGGATGATATGACTTTTTTTCGACATGATTTAAGTGAGGAGATCTTGGGCATTCCTCCAACAGAATCTCAAGCCCCAAGGGTGCCTTTAAGTTGCTAATTGTGTTAGAGAGAAGCTTTCCCAACAATTGTTGTTGAACAAGGGTGTTCTTTCCCTCATGCTTGTTCACTCACTGGATCTTGAGTGTCTCCGCCTAtctgtaattttttttgctgGATCTGCCACTATGGGAAGCATGTATTATTCATGGAACCCCTTCTGGGAGACCAAAAATGCAGTCTACGCGAAAAAGAGCTGGACCGAGCTTGGGATAGGTGAAACAGAGCAAGTAACATTTAAATTCCCCTTCTAAGGAATGAAGGGTTTACGGTGTTTGTTTATTTCATTTTAAAGGGAAATGAGCCGTTGACAAAATTTCATATATTATATAGCCAAACACTGGACAGATTTCATATAAGTGAAATCCGTGTAAACAGATGCCCCCTTGATGTCCGGAGGTGAAAATTCTTTATTTTCTTGGATTCAGAGCTCGGAAAAATGAGTGTACGTTCTCTTATGATTTCTTTGACTAGTTTTCACATGGCTCGACTTCACGACTTATTTCTGTAATAATATACCTGTACATACGCTCCATCCGTCACGAGTGATGCAATGTGACGGGCCAGCTTTCTATCCGTTTCTTTCTACCGTAACACCAAGTACGCATCATATTTAAGCCTGTATCTGGGTATCCATAATTTATACCCAAATCCACACCCATCTCAAATGGGGAGGGTATGGGTAGAAATATATCTAcccatttttaaaaaaatagggAGGGTACAATTTATCCATTGGATATACATAGTATCtagtacaaaattaattatccattggatatgggtgAGAATGGGGAAGGTGAGGATTGGATAATATATATTTGGATTTGGGTATGAATAAGAGTGGATTTGTCCATAGCAGGCCTAATCATATTTGTTTCTATATCTCTGATTCAATTTctgttcctctttctttttaGACTTTGAGCAGCAACCTGGGAACCCAGCCTTGCAGTGAGGAGGTGCCCATTTCCAAGGCAAGCATGGATGCAGTTACTGAGCAGGCTTTCATGAAGGCTACATCAGCTTGCTACTATTTCACAGCAGCTTCAGATGGC
This portion of the Setaria viridis chromosome 7, Setaria_viridis_v4.0, whole genome shotgun sequence genome encodes:
- the LOC117865166 gene encoding probable GABA transporter 2, which encodes MPSSDVEAAAAGDGKQTVGAGAATAVEPKGTWWQAGFHMTTATLGPASLSLPYALRGLGWAMGLAALTAVAAVTFYAYFLVSRVLDRCEATGRRHARFRDLAADVLGSRWATCLVVTVQVAINVGISIGSILLAADCLELTYSRHAPNGSLKLYHFVIMVAVVLAVLSQLPSLHSLRHINVGSMVISIGYTMLVSAACICAGLSRDAPAKDYSLSTSRSEKTFTAFLSVSILTSVFGNSILPEIQATLAPPAGGKMTRALVLSYSVFVLAFYSPAVAGYWAFGNQVRSNVMQSLLPADTGSSLAPPWMLGLAVVLILLQLIAIALVYLQVTYEMMEKNLFSNKSKGRRLLLAPRVALRAAYVAALAFVAAMLPFFGEIQGVVGSVGYIPLDVVIPVVMYNMALAPRRRSPAYVANVAIMVAFVGLGVIGAVASVRKLVLNADKFKLFSNGRS